Proteins co-encoded in one Arachis hypogaea cultivar Tifrunner chromosome 11, arahy.Tifrunner.gnm2.J5K5, whole genome shotgun sequence genomic window:
- the LOC112719731 gene encoding S-adenosylmethionine decarboxylase proenzyme, producing MAIATSAIGFEGFEKRLEVAFFCPGIFSDPEGKGLRSLTKSQLDEILAPAACTIVSSLSNDEVDSYVLSESSLFVYPYKIIIKTCGTTKLLLSIPPILKFAEMLSLDVQSVRYSRGSFIFPSAQPFPHRNFSEEVAVLDSYFGKLGLGSMAYTMGGSDKAHNWHVYSASAEPVRVSDSVYTLEMCMTGLDREKASVFYKEQSDSAATMTANSGIRSILPESQICDFDFEPCGYSMNSVEGAAVSTIHVTPEDGFSYASFEACGYNLESLNLNQLVENVLTCFHPSEFLIAVHVDVATHTFKQSCSLDVDGYCRKERCYQGLGRGGSVLYQKFVKTPGCGSPRTPLKLWKDEEEEV from the coding sequence ATGGCTATTGCAACATCTGCAATTGGTTTCGAAGGCTTTGAAAAGAGGTTAGAGGTAGCCTTTTTCTGCCCAGGAATCTTCTCTGACCCTGAGGGAAAGGGCCTTAGGTCTCTAACGAAGTCCCAGTTGGATGAGATTTTAGCACCGGCTGCGTGCACCATTGTTTCCTCATTGTCTAATGATGAAGTTGACTCATACGTTCTCTCTGAGTCGAGCCTATTTGTCTATCCATACAAGATCATCATCAAAACCTGTGGTACTACCAAATTGCTGCTTTCAATTCCACCCATTTTGAAGTTCGCTGAGATGCTTTCCCTTGACGTTCAGTCTGTAAGGTACAGCCGCGGAAGTTTTATTTTTCCATCTGCTCAGCCCTTTCCCCATCGGAACTTTTCCGAGGAAGTAGCAGTCTTGGATTCCTACTTTGGGAAGCTTGGCTTAGGAAGTATGGCTTACACTATGGGTGGCTCAGACAAAGCACACAATTGGCATGTATACTCTGCTTCAGCAGAGCCTGTCCGAGTGTCTGACTCTGTTTACACTCTGGAGATGTGCATGACTGGTTTGGACAGAGAGAAAGCATCAGTTTTCTACAAAGAACAATCTGATTCAGCAGCCACGATGACTGCCAATTCCGGTATCAGGAGTATCCTTCCGGAATCTCAGATATGCGATTTTGATTTTGAACCTTGTGGCTATTCAATGAACTCTGTAGAAGGAGCTGCTGTTTCTACAATTCATGTTACTCCGGAAGATGGTTTCAGCTATGCCAGCTTTGAAGCATGCGGATATAACTTGGAATCATTGAATCTCAACCAGTTGGTCGAGAATGTTCTGACATGCTTCCATCCAAGTGAGTTTCTGATTGCTGTTCATGTGGATGTTGCTACCCATACATTTAAGCAGAGTTGTTCTTTGGATGTGGATGGATACTGCCGCAAAGAGAGGTGCTACCAAGGGCTGGGAAGAGGTGGTTCTGTTCTCTACCAGAAATTTGTTAAGACTCCTGGCTGTGGCTCACCTAGAACCCCTCTGAAACTCtggaaagatgaagaagaagaagtgtag